GATAATATAATTCCAGTAAAAGATAAAACTACTGCAATTAAATTAAAGACACTGAAATTACCTTTATATATAAGTTTTTGAAATATTAGTACAAATATTGGATTTGAGAAAAACAAAACTGTAGCATATGCTGGATTCAAAAATTTTAAACCATAAAAGAAAAGATAAGCTGCAATTCCATAATTAATAATTCCAAAAGTTCCAAAAAACATTAAATATTTAATGTTAACTTTCTTTTTTAATAATACAAAAAACACTCCTGAAATAATAAGTGAAAAAAAGAATCTTAAAAGCAATATCTGAAGCGCTGATGCTCCCACATTTAATGATAACTTACCAAAAATAGAGGTTACTGATGATGAAAAAGCAGACATTATTGCTGTAATATAATGCATAATCATTCCTCCACTATTTCAGAATTTTTTAATTTTATCCTAATTTATTTTACCATCTATATATAACATAAATCCCAAATTTTTCAAGATTTATAATTGCTAAATTTTACAATTGGGTATATTATTTTATTAGACATAGATTTAAAGGGGGAATTAAATGATATACGAATACGATAAAACAATTCCATTTAATCTTGAAATTGAAAAATATGAAAATTATTCTCTACTTAAGTTTGATACAGTATATGAGCCTGACATACCTGAATCAAAGAAAATCCATGTCTATAAATATAATTCAAAAAAACCATGGGCTAGATTAATATTTTTACATGGTATTGGAAATGGTCATATACCATATTTAATGTGGTTTGCTGAAAAGTTTTCAAAAATGGGTCTTGAAACATACTTTTTAATACATCCATACCATCAAAAGAGGGCAAAACCTGATTGGGAAGGTGGCGAGCCGTTTTATCATCATTCACCTGCTCACTGTGTTGTAAGATTTCACCAGGCAGTTAAAGATGCTAGAAGAACAATTGATTTAATTGAAGAGATAGAAAATAAATTACCTATTGGTATAATGGGATTTAGCTTTGGTGGAATGATAGCTACCATAAGTATGGCTTTAGATAAAAGAATAAAAGCCGGAGTTTTAAGTTTCACAGGTGGTGATTGGCGATGGATAAATTGGTACTCACCATATCTGGAACCAGTAAGGGAAGGATACAAAAAATATAGTAATGAATGGGGATGTAAAGACGAGGATAAATGTGTAAAACTTAGAAAAGAAGGTTTTAACAAACTAAATGAATTAAAAAATATAGATGAAATTTTTTCTTTAAAGCCTGGATGTTTTCATTACGATCCAATTTCATACGCTAAATTTGTAAATCAACCTGTTTTGTTCTTCAAAGGAATGTTTGACAAGATAATGCCAAAAAAGGCATCCAACAATCTATACAATAGATTACAAAATGCTAGAAAAGTTACAATCCCTTCTGGTCATAAATCATCTTACTTTTTTAGGAGATTGATTGCAAGAAAAAGCTTACATTTTTTCAAAAACTCATTGTATAAATAGTTATAATATGTATTTTATAGCTGAGATTACAATCATCAAAAACACAAATATTCTAACGAATTTGGCACCTGTTTTTAGTGCTGTTTTTGTACCTGAATTAGCACCTATCATTGTCCCTGCAGCAAGAACAAGACCTTTTAATATATCAACTTTCCCATTGAATAAAAAAATAAGAAATGAAAATACAGTATAATTTAAAACAACAAATACTTTTAAGGCATTAGTTTTAATAATATTATTTCCTTCAACTAAAACTAATCCAAGAATTAGAAAAAATCCTACACCAGCTTGAATAAAACCGCCATAAAATCCTATTGCAAAAAATACTATAAAAGTAATTAGATAATTTCTTTTTACTATTTTACCCTCTTCCCATAGTTTTGGTTTATACAATATAAAAAAACTCATAATCAAAAAAATAGTACCTATAATCTTTTCAAGAAGTTCTTTGTTTAAATTTAAAACAGTAAAAGTACCAAAGATTGCACCAATAGTTGCAGGCAAAGCAATTAAAAAGCCCTCTTTTAATGTAAAAAGTCTATGTTTTTTAAAATTTTTTGTTGCAATTATGTTTTGAAGTAAAATGCCTACCCTGTTAGTACCATTTGCAACAGAAATATCAAGCCCAAGTAATGTTAATACAGGTAGCGTAAGCATTGAACCACCACCAGCAAGAACATTTATAAAACCTGCTGCAACTCCTGCAAAAAAAAGAAATAAGTATAACAGTATTGTCATTTTTCAGCCCCCTGTTTTTTGTTTTTATATATTATACACTGTTTTTTGTATGATATGAAATATTGTTGAACAAATATATGTGATAATATTTTTTTATGTTTTTATCTTACATATAAATATATCTACAAAAACTTTCTTAATAAAAACAAAAAAAGCCAAGCATTTGCTTGGCAGGTTTTCCTGTCGATAAAATTATTTAATCATCAAACAGCTTTAATTGATCCTTCATAGCTTTTTCTTTTCTTGATTTAAACCTTTTTATAACAGATACAAATGTTTTTGAATTTTCATCCAGTACTAAATCATCAAATATTGATGATTCTTCCAAATCAACAAAAATAAATTCACCATTAACATATTCAGGAACATTTACAATATATTTTTGCCCATATCCTCTCTTATTCTTTCTAGCAATTGGAACAATTGCATTTAATCTTTGCAAAAGTCTCATCGAAAGCTCTATGGTTCCATATTTAACACCAAAATAATCTGCTAAATCTCTATATGAAATCCACGGAGTCACCTTTTTCCCTACTGCGATCGACATAGAATAAAGATATAAATACGCTCTACCAGCATTTGCTGGCCTTGCTTTCATTACAAATTGCATAACTGGCATTGGAACGATAACAAATCTAGATTTTACTACCAATTTCTCACTCCTTCTTTATCAACGCAATATAAGGTAACTTATATTGCATTTTAATTAACACATTCATTCACCTAAGTAAACAATAATTTCATCGCTAAAGCTTCCAGGGTCTGGAAACTGTTTTTTTACGTATAATCCTTTTCCTAAAATTTTTATTTTAAAATATTTTTCTAAAACAAATACTTGTCTAATATTCCATCCTACAATATTAGGAACTAAACCAGGTGTTACGTAAATCATTCTATTATTTTCTGAATAATATTCCTTTAGTTTTAAAACTACTTGTTTAAATATAGGAGCTGCTACATAACTAGAAAGAGAATATCCTTCAGGATTTGTAACCCAAACTAAAGCAGTATAATCTATGCTATTTAAAGAAAAATTACCTTCAAATGTCATAATGTAACTTCCTTCTTTACCTGGAATTTCACTCGTACCGGTCTTACCATAAATATCCATTCCAGGAATTTTTGCAAAAATTCCCGTACCATGTTCTACAACATCTTTCAAAAATTTTTTCATCTTATCAGCTGTATTAGAAGACATTACTCGGTATTTTTTAGGAGTACTATTTTCAATTAAAGTTGGTTTTATTAATATCCCATCATTAAAAATACTATTAAATGCTGTTATTAATTGTAATGGGGTTACTCCAATTGAATATCCTATTGGTAAATATGCCCATTCAATTTTTGACCATTTATCTGGAGAATTTAAAACTCCCTCAATTTCATTCGGTAGCTCAATACCAGTTTTTTCACCAAAACCAAAAGTTTTAAAAATATTATATAAAGTTTCATTATTGTATTCTTCTACTATCCTTTTAGAAGTTAAAACCGCAGCTACATTACATGATTCTGAAATTGCTTCTTTTAAATCAAGCAAACCATGGGGATGAATATCACTAATTTTTATATCTAACTCACTATCTGGATAAATATAACCTTTGCATACAAATGTCGAATCTTCTGTAATCACACCAAGATCAAGTGCTGCAGAATAAAACATTGGTTTCATCGCCGAACCTGGCTCAATATACCCCATAAAATAGTCAGGCCAATTATTAGTTGTTACTAAAGCTCTTATTTTACCTGTCTTTGTTTCCATTAAAATTATTCCAACATTTTCTGCATGATAATTAATTTTTGAATTAAATGCTATTTCATACAATATTTTTTGTATATCCGTATCTAATGATAAAACTATTGATTCACCATTAATTGGTGGAATATATTGAATTATTGATGCTTCTTTAGTAACACCACCTGAGACTTTTAAATTAATTTCACCATCTTGTTTCTTTGACAATAAGTCATCAAAAAACTTTTCTATACCGTTTACACCTTTTCCATCTCTAACAATTCCTATTATTTGATCCAATCCAAAATTTTCTAATCTCAGCCTTTTTTCATTAATACTAATATTAACAAACTTTCTTAATTCAAAAGGTATTTTTTGTTTTATTACATTTATATCAAAAGATTCTCCTAATTTAACAAATCTTTTATTAAAATCTATTTTCACATTAAATCGACTTTCAAGAAGCTTAATATCAAAATCATAAGAAGGATTGTACAATCTTTTTAAAAAATCAACATCAAAATATGCAACATATAATGGGAGGCTAGTTGCAAGAAGTTGATTATTACAATCATAAATTTTACCTCTCAATGAAGGTATTTTTTCATAAACTATAGTATTTTCTTCAATTTTATTAACCTCAAAAAGTTTAATTACCTCAATAAAAATTAAAATGACAAATATAAAATACAAGAATATTACTCGCGGATTTTTCATATAATTATCTTATGTTTTCAAGTCCAATTGTAAGAGATTCAATCGATTTGTTGAGATTGATTAATTTAGTATTTAACTCAACCAATTCTTTCTGATATGCCTCCTTTTGAGTTTGGATTTCTACATTAAGGGTGGAAAAATGAATAACAACATAAACCATCGTAAAAATAATCAACGCTGGAATAGATACCAAAAAAAACTTTTTCAAAAGAGTTAATAACGATAACTTTGATAACTTTTCTACTCTGCTCCGCTTCGCTTGAACACTAACTGCCATAAAAATTCCTCCCCCCTTAAATTCGCTCCGCTATTCTTAATTTTGCACTTCTTGCTCTCGGATTTTCATCAATTTCTTCTTTACTAGGTATTATTGGACCAACTATTTGTCTTAATTTGTTTGAATTTTTAATAAAATGTTTTACAAGCCTATCCTCAAGTGAATGAAAAGAAATTGCAGCAAGTCTACCACCAATTTCTAATAAATCAGGAACGTTATTTAAAAAATTTTCAATATTATTTAGTTCACCGTTAACTTCTATCCGAATTGCTTGGAAAGTTTTTGTAGCAAAATGTCTTTTTCTTTTCCTTATTTCTTGAGGTGGTAAAGCTTTTCTTATTGCTTCAACTAATTCAAAGGTAGAATTAATTGGTCTACTATTTACAATACTTCTTGCAATACGTCTAGAAAATCTTTCTTCACCATACTTAAAAATAATATCTGCAAGTTCTTTTTCCGAATAAAAATTTACAACATCATATGCTGTTTTTTTCTGTTCTAAATTCATACGCATATCAAGAGGCTCATCTCTATTAAATGTAAAACCTCTACCTTCAGCTTTCAACTGATAAGTTGATATACCAAGATCAATTAAAATTCCAGAAACCTTTTCAATATTAAGGG
Above is a window of Thermosipho japonicus DNA encoding:
- a CDS encoding penicillin-binding transpeptidase domain-containing protein translates to MYFIFVILIFIEVIKLFEVNKIEENTIVYEKIPSLRGKIYDCNNQLLATSLPLYVAYFDVDFLKRLYNPSYDFDIKLLESRFNVKIDFNKRFVKLGESFDINVIKQKIPFELRKFVNISINEKRLRLENFGLDQIIGIVRDGKGVNGIEKFFDDLLSKKQDGEINLKVSGGVTKEASIIQYIPPINGESIVLSLDTDIQKILYEIAFNSKINYHAENVGIILMETKTGKIRALVTTNNWPDYFMGYIEPGSAMKPMFYSAALDLGVITEDSTFVCKGYIYPDSELDIKISDIHPHGLLDLKEAISESCNVAAVLTSKRIVEEYNNETLYNIFKTFGFGEKTGIELPNEIEGVLNSPDKWSKIEWAYLPIGYSIGVTPLQLITAFNSIFNDGILIKPTLIENSTPKKYRVMSSNTADKMKKFLKDVVEHGTGIFAKIPGMDIYGKTGTSEIPGKEGSYIMTFEGNFSLNSIDYTALVWVTNPEGYSLSSYVAAPIFKQVVLKLKEYYSENNRMIYVTPGLVPNIVGWNIRQVFVLEKYFKIKILGKGLYVKKQFPDPGSFSDEIIVYLGE
- the rsmH gene encoding 16S rRNA (cytosine(1402)-N(4))-methyltransferase RsmH, which codes for MRRYEDKHIPVMPREVIEHLIWKKDGVYVDCTVGEGGHTLLMASVSPNIFVIGLDIDSEVLAIAEKNLSGFSNVKLFKSSYVDLPVVLKALNIEKVSGILIDLGISTYQLKAEGRGFTFNRDEPLDMRMNLEQKKTAYDVVNFYSEKELADIIFKYGEERFSRRIARSIVNSRPINSTFELVEAIRKALPPQEIRKRKRHFATKTFQAIRIEVNGELNNIENFLNNVPDLLEIGGRLAAISFHSLEDRLVKHFIKNSNKLRQIVGPIIPSKEEIDENPRARSAKLRIAERI
- a CDS encoding alpha/beta hydrolase, with the translated sequence MIYEYDKTIPFNLEIEKYENYSLLKFDTVYEPDIPESKKIHVYKYNSKKPWARLIFLHGIGNGHIPYLMWFAEKFSKMGLETYFLIHPYHQKRAKPDWEGGEPFYHHSPAHCVVRFHQAVKDARRTIDLIEEIENKLPIGIMGFSFGGMIATISMALDKRIKAGVLSFTGGDWRWINWYSPYLEPVREGYKKYSNEWGCKDEDKCVKLRKEGFNKLNELKNIDEIFSLKPGCFHYDPISYAKFVNQPVLFFKGMFDKIMPKKASNNLYNRLQNARKVTIPSGHKSSYFFRRLIARKSLHFFKNSLYK
- a CDS encoding sulfite exporter TauE/SafE family protein, translated to MTILLYLFLFFAGVAAGFINVLAGGGSMLTLPVLTLLGLDISVANGTNRVGILLQNIIATKNFKKHRLFTLKEGFLIALPATIGAIFGTFTVLNLNKELLEKIIGTIFLIMSFFILYKPKLWEEGKIVKRNYLITFIVFFAIGFYGGFIQAGVGFFLILGLVLVEGNNIIKTNALKVFVVLNYTVFSFLIFLFNGKVDILKGLVLAAGTMIGANSGTKTALKTGAKFVRIFVFLMIVISAIKYIL